In the genome of Primulina eburnea isolate SZY01 chromosome 13, ASM2296580v1, whole genome shotgun sequence, the window TTCATAAAGGTTGAGCAAGAAGTGTGCAGTATCAACAATCCAACAGAAAATAAGCGGAGGAGCAAGGAAGCAGAAAACAAGTTCAAGTTTTATTGTATTCTACTGTCTTGTTTTTTGCTTCTTCTTTTTCTGCTCCATGATTTAGTATTTAGGATCTCAAAAGGGGTCTCAAAAGGGAAGACAACACCACAAGAAGCCCATGTCCTTGATTCCAGTATTAGGATCACATGCTGTAAAACTACTGAGACACTGATGATGCCCCAACAACTGCAACAGTTTCAATACCTAGAGAATATAgtgaaaagaagaagaaagtaGGAGAGATGACTCAGTGTTCATTTGACAGTAGTGAAATAGTCTACAACAAGAGTAAGCTGGGATGTAAGATGGGTCGATCTGGAAAACATAGCAGCCGAAAGTACAACTCCACGAGCAGGCATTGATTAATCATcgtcatttatttatttcagcATGCATGAGTTCCCGACTCCTCTGTGACCACAGGATCAATAGCTTATTTTCATGAACTTGTGGTTCCATCCTCTGGTGGGGCAGTATTTCCGTCTATGCGCAGAAAAACTTTTTCTCCCTCAGCATACATGCAATTTCTTTGATACAGCATTTCTCTAGTAAAAGTTGAAACATGGAAAAAAAATAGCAAATCATGCACCTTCACCTTCTGATGGAGCACAAGGAGACTTGCAGTACCGAGTTTGCTGTTGAGTTGGCTGAAACATCACATGCGAATAAGGCATTCTCAGCAGAAAGGCAAAAGTGATAAAAGAAATTCATTAGCGACTATTAATGCTCAAGGGGCCAATGTCAATTCTCAGAACATGAAATTTAAAAAGCATCGTAGTGCTATTAATTTACTACACGGGAGACTCTTAGTGCTCAAGTGCTAATGTCAATTCTTAGAGCATGAAATAGAAAATGTATTATAACGCTGTTAATTTACTACACCGATCTCTCATAATTGTTGTGCACAAGTAGGTAGATCTTAACATGCAGAGTATGAACATAGCTCATAGCATCTCAGTACAGTCACGATCAATTCCTCACTCTTGTTCATGAATACTTTTATCTTTGTTGCATCCGCTTTGGCATTGCAATACCGTTATGAACAATATCAATCAAGAAAATCCTACTACTACTTGGATGGGAAAGTGACTTCCAATTTTATTTACCTCTGTAGTCAAGTATAGATAACATGCATTGTGTACCAAAAGTATACTCAGCAGAATACTTAGTATGTAAATAAGAGACCTTCTAAATTCCATAGCATATATCACCTGTAGATTCCTTCATATTGATAATTACCTGTAATTTAGGCCGGAGGGCCTCCAGTGGTCCTTCCGGTTTCTCAACACCTTGCTGTGGCCATGTAATATCAATGAATACTAGCTAAAATGCATTTCAGGTTTCAAGGGTGTAAAAATAGGCGCAGGTTCAAAAAAGCAAGTACCTTCCCTAGAGCCCAATCAGCAGAATCAAAATAAGCACGCTCGTGATCCTGGCATCGCATATTACATTTGAGAAAAGAACTGTCGAGATTCTTTTGACAGATATGCTGTAAGTTTACCTTAGAAATTAGTGGTGGTTTCTTGGGGATTATTCCTCCATATTTCTTTTTAACAGCTTCCTCCTGCAAATAACAAAACATAGGATTCATAAGGCTTGAATGAATAAGAGGTTGAAAAGTACCCCAAAATGAACGTAATCTGAGCACAACCTCCGGGTGTGTTGATGGCATGGACTTGTCAGCATCCTCCATGGCACCATCTATTAGCTCTTTGACTTCCTCGGTTCCTGACATAATCTCCCTATAAGCCTACAAAAATTCCTCCAGAACAAATCacaaaattttcattaaaaaaaatatttgaaaaattcaCCAAGTCAAGATGGAAATACcatttcaaaaagaaaactaGTACCATTTTCACTATCTCATTCACAAGACAAAGTCAACAAATTTCATCAGTGGTTTCATAAGAAAACTAATCTTTGAAAGACAAGACAAAGTCAATACCTGTAAAGAAATAGTACATATACAACAGAAAAATTTAAAGTCTTCCTACTATGGCTCACCCATAAAACTCACAGATCAGAAACTGATGAATTTCTCGACCATAAAATGATCATACTTAACAAACTGGTAAAAACACTCTTCATTCTCATAAACCATATCTAATCATTCTCAATACTTCGGCTTCTATCCACCATCTTCAGGAGAATCCTCTCATTCACCGCGCTCCAAGAATCCAGAAGTCAatttttttcaaagaaaaaagCCATAATTTGCACTCTGGAGCTACATAAAAGCAATTTGATTGAGCAAAAAATAATTACCTAGTTCGCAGGAAAGCTATCTTCTGATGAACTATCATCACTTGAAAAAATATCTCTGGTCTAATTCATTAAAGATTCAttcgttgaaatttaaataaaatcacCATCCACAAAACCGCCGCCGCATATTCGGCGGCGTCATTACAGGTCCCGTTAGATCTCAAGCAAAAAAAGGAAATTAATCTCCGCGTAATCATACAGACATGCCAATGAAAAAAACAGATGAGCAAATAATTAGCAATCAATCACACTTTATGCCGAAAATTTGCTGATTAACAAATATATGAATTGAGAAAATAAGAGGCTAAAAAGATGAATTTTAAACAAACATGCGAACTAAAAAGATCAAATTCACCTCAACTCTCAAGTCTGCCGCTCCGATTGTGTTCGTTTCCGTGCGTGCGTTATGATGGAATGAAAACGGAGAACAAGTTACTTAACAATGAAGAAAGAGCATGTGAGAGATTTACACACGTGCCCTCGAATGCCTTTTAGTAAATTATCCGGTGATGTTCaaggattaaaaaaaattgtgctaCGAGAGTCTGAATTTTTGTAgagtatataaatattttattaatgattAAAAGTTCAATTTTTCAAAACTAATATTTTATTAGATGAGTTTGTCACACAAAATAAGTCGAGTGTTGTTTATTTGGCTAACTCCCTACCAACACATACAACACATTCTTGAATAAGATATTATTACACAACGTTTATCCAGTGTGATTTGTCTAACTAACCCTTTACCAACACAATCTCAGGTAAATTTTTCATACAAAACTTGTGCAGTGTGCTTAACTTGGATAACGTGATTTACAAACTATTTAGTTAGTATGAAGTTTACTCAATTCGTACTAAATAATAATCGCAGAATATGATGTCGTAAAAAATATTTACTTGTGATATGtttcaaatgataaattaaaaagtttatttgaggttaagtttaaattttatttgtgatcATTTTGAGTAATATAAAGTTGTGGACCGTAAATTTCGCATTATATTCTCTCTCAAATATATAAAGAATTGTTCGTTTTTTACAATGAAAAAAATAGTATTGGAAAAACCAGCTAATGTTTTAATtataacacaaaaaaaaatgtgaAAGTAACTGatgtattaaataaaaatatattaataaaagaataaaataaattctgaaTAAATGTAGAGAGTAGACTCTAGGTAAAAGTTAATGTATTCAAACAAgtcaaatatattttaaatcataaatttgaATAAATTATAGTGTCTTGCATATGGTGTAGTTGGATAATTTGAAATTCGATTGGTGTTTGTTTGAGttaattttaatttgatttGCATATATTTTTAGAAAGTGAGGAAAAATTAGTTAATTTCAATAGTTATACTGGAAAGCGTATATACAAAAGAGGAGTTACTTTTGGGGGAAATTAAAAAGGGATGATCGTATTGTGTTTTGTCTTGGAAAAGAAAAATGCATTTTTGGAATGAAACAAGACATACAAATTCCCTGATGTTCTAGTTTTGGTTATTTTTAGCTtggataaaatatttttacagtACATTCGAAAATCGACTTTTTTTTTCACATCGAGACGACCACAACTTATAATGCACCCTCAAAACATAAATTAAGGATACGTGCAGCTCTTTCTCCGACAGCTTCGTACATTAAAGAACACAAATCTGTACCCGAGCTCCGCATAGGTGGTAGGCTTACTAAAATTATCGCCAATCTGGCTAGATCATTGGCCTGATTTTTGGAAGAAATGCTCGATCTGCAGACATCCTTGAGGCTGCAACCTACTTGTTTTGGCACCATGTTTGCACTTTTTTGCCCAAGAAAAGGTGTCATTATTCTCTGGTGCCTATATCAACAGGAAATTTTTTGTACATACTTCACTTCGATTCATAACTGAGTTATAAAGAACCCCACGGTAAAACTAAGAAGACTTTGCTAGAAACGTTCGTTCAATATAAGATTGGATGTCGCACGAAGTGTGATAGAATCGAAGAGCATAGTGATAGAGTTCAcaatttgatgaaactaactgATTGATGAATGAATGCAGAATCTTGTTTTCATCGTGATGAAATAGGAGAATGAGTTTACCGATGATCGATCAAGAGTTCTTAGGACTTTGATTCTACCACCTCTTCCATCAGCTCCAACAGCAATTAAATCACCAGTTGCTGAATTTGATCCTTGCAACGATGTAGATCCTTTGTTTTGAACCTTCTTGCCCCATTTTCCCAAATGCCAGTTGGTTCCATCAGGGCCAAGTACCCCACCTGAGAGGCAATTCTCTCCTGGAAATGACAGGTAAAGAAGGTTTAGTTGATTAGGTTTACTGCAACTATGCTGCTCCATGCCTAGTTGTACTAAAGTTTGGAAGGATTTTCATAGTAATCGCCTAATCTTTTACATTGAACTCCGCTGATAAATTTATGCAATATATTAGGTGGCTGCAATTAAATATGCGGGCCGGTGAATCACATGAAAGTTTGATTCAGGAAAACTTTACCTTTAGAAAATGGCATTGAAGATCTAGCCTCTTTAGTGATGCGAAGTGAGGTTTGCACAGGATTTCCTTTGTCATTGTATATCACCTTTTCATCCATTTCATGTGGTGGCTTATTGCACTGATCAATCTTTCTCACAACTCGAGCACAAGACAGTCCGTCGAAGTCACCAGATCTTCGAATCTCTACTCCATTTTGTACATCAAAATTTGCATCTTTTATTGACATATGGTTAATCTGGGCATCATGGTCATTATTCAAACAAGGGGTCGTCTTTTTGCTTGAGAATCTATGTGGTCTAATAGAAGACTGCAtcatatcatttctatcattgATGAAAGCACTTTTCTTCTGGTCGTTTTGTTCAAAATCACTTTCAGTTGTAATATCATAAATGGTGCCTTTTGTACTTACAATCTTCGAAAGTTCTTCCCTTGGGAGAAACGAGTTAGTGGGCATTTCATTGACGTGTTCTAAATCGATGTGATTTTCCAAATCTTTCTTTCCTGGAGAATTGGTGTTGAATTTGGAATCCTGATTCTTTAGCACTCGCAaagcttcattttctttcgtttcAGCAAGAGTCTCCAGTTCTTGAACTTTGAGCTGAAATGGTAGGCATTGTAAAGACGTTAATCAAAATGAGCAAATGGAATTGGTTAAACGATTCTTGTTTTACTTACTCTCAGTTTCATTATCTTCTCATTAGCCTTTTCGAGTTTATGAAGACACCGAGCCTCCCCTCTTCCTAGAACATTGCACTTGACCATCAGTTCCTTGTAACTCCTAGAGAGCAATGCAGCATCAATAACATGACATTTAGAATCAGAAGGACTACAAACAAATCAGATACGTTTCACGAGCAAGAAAGTGTCCATTTCAATAAGTAAAGCTGATAAACACAAGTACTATTTTGCCGTAAAACTACTCGACAAACATACAAATGAACCTCTTTGTACTACTGAGAAAATTGGCATACCTGATGAGGTAAAGGAACTATAGGTGTGTTTGGATTAAATCATTTTgaaatcataatttcaaattcattttatttgtgtggATGATTTTGATATAGACCTAATATCAATGTCATATGAAATCCGTACTTCAAATCACTCCAACCAAATCAAGTACttcaatcaaatcacaacataaaACAGAAGAGGACAAATAAAAAGCATTCTGAAAGCTATGCCAGTTGGCATATCAATCAAAAGTGACGAGCTTTTGAAAAGTTGGGTCTGATTTTGAATGGGACGTGATGGCTTTAGGTCTCCTGCTGAATGCAGTTTATATGTCCAGTATACAATAGCTTTATTCTAAAAATTAACAGCAATAACGACATAGAAGCCAAGTAACTTAATTTTTTATCCTATGGTTTAAAATCTCTCTCATTAGTTTGTTGCCTCGTTATTTATACAAAAATAGAAAATCGGATTACAGAGAGACATGCAGATTGGTTACTATATTTATCAAAGAAAATGTAAAAGTGGCACGGTATATATTACTTGTTACGGATTATCAGTGACTTTCTCAGAACATCGACAGTTTCTTTGCTTCCAGAGCCATTGCCTAATGAAGCAAGCTTCGTAACCTCTTCTTCGTCCAAGTTCAAATCAGCGGCCCTGCATCAATAGAAGTCAAacagataaaaaaaaacatttcatATTATGATGATAAATGTAAACTTTAGAAAAGCCTTAACTGGCTTCAACATACAGTTTAAGTGCAGCAAGCTCCTTGGCCAAGGCCATATTTCTCTCTTGCGCTCTCATAGATTCCAAAGTTGATTTATCTAGCTCCTGTAACATGATTGAATGAACTAGACAGTAGATATTAATAATCAGGAAACTAAGTAAGAGAATCTTGCTCAACACCACAGATTCAAATGCTTGGTGGAAGACACTTCTTTAGCATGAATATTGATATAAGAATGTTAGCCACAACATAAGCTAAAAACAAGCAGTTTACCTCAGATTTTACacgaagcaactgctggatgGTTGCCTTCTGAGTTAGAGCTTCAGTTTTCTGAGTCACTGCTACCTTAAGTTGCTCCTCACATGCAAATAACTACAGTACACTATTAGCACAAAATGGGATTCTATACTCTCCTTGTCATAATAAAGAACGGGATCAATTCATTACCTGGTTCTTCGCTTCCTTAAtttctttttgttgttgttcCAAGGTAGACTCAAGTGCGACAGCCTTCCCCTCCAACCTAGTGACTTTGTTTCGTAATTCCTTGGGATTTTCTTTGAAATCGAGCGGCTTTTGAGAAAGTGATGAATTGTTCGTATCGCCAATTGACTGGAAATAAAGACGCCACACATTTGCATTTGTACATGTTTGTTTGCATACAGGACAATTCTTTTTCTTCCCTTTTGGACAGTACTCAAACCATTGTTGAAGactatgttttaaaaaaatgtaatatGTCAGAATCACTCTTCATTCAAATTAAACAGACTAATCCATAATTACTGGATAACCAAACTTTGTATGACACAACAACATCTTATAAGACTTCCACAAGCGCCAAGTTTGTGGACATTCTAAATAATTGGTTCTATCCCAAATTGGATATGATGTTGTCTGAAAAATTTTGAACAGAAAGATTCTTCAACACTTGTTTTCTAAACTGCCCAGATAATCAGACATCaataaattcaaaatctaaaggCTGATAATCTTTAATATCTTCCATACGTAAGCAGATAGGAGAGTTTAAAGAAAGAATTATAGCTGGTAGAGTTCCTGGAACCACTCTGCCGTTCAAAATTCCTATACATTCCACTTGATAAAAACTGCCCACTTTCTCTAAAAGTTAAGACGCTGTATCCATTTCTCCCTCCCATTGCATCGAGTCTTGATAAGAACACTAATGATAGATCTTAATCTCAACAAAATTCTTTCAAGCTACGTATTACGCGATACTTCTCGTGTGACACTATGCCCAACTCGTATCCGTATATCGAAATACAGAAAGACTATAGAATACATACAAATATCCTAAACTTGAAAGATAATGGCGAACGAAACACGCCCAGAAAAAGGAAACAGTACACGGACCAGAGCTCGTGAAAGACGTGGCCGCAAACAGAGATGGATTGTAAATCTTCGGCTATGGGTTTGAGATCCTCGTAGCAGATTGAGCAAATTGTTTTTGCAAACGTACTAAAATCTCCATCATCGCCGTGTCCAGCCATGGCTGCATtctgaatatgctttgtttCTGCTTAAAGGGATGGAGCgaatatttgaatataaatgGAGGGAAGGAAGACGCGGGAATTCCGACGGaacgttttttttttcttgcgaATTTATATTAGTTTAACGAAACCGAATTAAACCATattaaaacataattaaaatcaatattttatttctcCCAATAACTATgtgcataaaaaaattatttgtgaaaaaattTATGTACGAAGAAAGGTGATTATACGTACTTATCATAATTTAATCCAACATTTGATGTCAGCATCAACAATATCTAATATTTAGAAGTTATCAAAATATGAAAACAATTGTTTGATTGTCGTCGTGTTTGGCTATTTCACGATATGAATCATATCGTGTATGAGGAACCCCCCACCCCAAGCCCCGATCAAGACATCCCATGTAGTTTGTGTGTCTTCCCTTTCATTACAGTTGGCATTCTTGCATCAAAACGAAGGACCCTCCACTTAGGAAGGT includes:
- the LOC140810893 gene encoding uncharacterized protein isoform X3, with translation MITRRLISFFCLRSNGTCNDAAEYAAAVLEIMSGTEEVKELIDGAMEDADKSMPSTHPEEEAVKKKYGGIIPKKPPLISKDHERAYFDSADWALGKLVFIDITWPQQGVEKPEGPLEALRPKLQPTQQQTRYCKSPCAPSEVFLRIDGNTAPPEDGTTSS
- the LOC140810893 gene encoding uncharacterized protein isoform X5; translated protein: MEDADKSMPSTHPEEEAVKKKYGGIIPKKPPLISKVNLQHICQKNLDSSFLKCNMRCQDHERAYFDSADWALGKQGVEKPEGPLEALRPKLQPTQQQTRYCKSPCAPSEVFLRIDGNTAPPEDGTTSS
- the LOC140810893 gene encoding uncharacterized protein isoform X2, translated to MITRRLISFFCLRSNGTCNDAAEYAAAVLWMAYREIMSGTEEVKELIDGAMEDADKSMPSTHPEEEAVKKKYGGIIPKKPPLISKDHERAYFDSADWALGKLVFIDITWPQQGVEKPEGPLEALRPKLQPTQQQTRYCKSPCAPSEGEDGNTAPPEDGTTSS
- the LOC140809474 gene encoding uncharacterized protein; this translates as MAGHGDDGDFSTFAKTICSICYEDLKPIAEDLQSISVCGHVFHELCLQQWFEYCPKGKKKNCPVCKQTCTNANVWRLYFQSIGDTNNSSLSQKPLDFKENPKELRNKVTRLEGKAVALESTLEQQQKEIKEAKNQLFACEEQLKVAVTQKTEALTQKATIQQLLRVKSEELDKSTLESMRAQERNMALAKELAALKLAADLNLDEEEVTKLASLGNGSGSKETVDVLRKSLIIRNKSYKELMVKCNVLGRGEARCLHKLEKANEKIMKLRLKVQELETLAETKENEALRVLKNQDSKFNTNSPGKKDLENHIDLEHVNEMPTNSFLPREELSKIVSTKGTIYDITTESDFEQNDQKKSAFINDRNDMMQSSIRPHRFSSKKTTPCLNNDHDAQINHMSIKDANFDVQNGVEIRRSGDFDGLSCARVVRKIDQCNKPPHEMDEKVIYNDKGNPVQTSLRITKEARSSMPFSKGENCLSGGVLGPDGTNWHLGKWGKKVQNKGSTSLQGSNSATGDLIAVGADGRGGRIKVLRTLDRSSAPENNDTFSWAKKCKHGAKTSRLQPQGCLQIEHFFQKSGQ
- the LOC140810893 gene encoding uncharacterized protein isoform X1 → MITRRLISFFCLRSNGTCNDAAEYAAAVLEIMSGTEEVKELIDGAMEDADKSMPSTHPEEEAVKKKYGGIIPKKPPLISKVNLQHICQKNLDSSFLKCNMRCQDHERAYFDSADWALGKQGVEKPEGPLEALRPKLQPTQQQTRYCKSPCAPSEVFLRIDGNTAPPEDGTTSS
- the LOC140810893 gene encoding uncharacterized protein isoform X4 → MSGTEEVKELIDGAMEDADKSMPSTHPEEEAVKKKYGGIIPKKPPLISKVNLQHICQKNLDSSFLKCNMRCQDHERAYFDSADWALGKQGVEKPEGPLEALRPKLQPTQQQTRYCKSPCAPSEVFLRIDGNTAPPEDGTTSS